A single Filimonas effusa DNA region contains:
- the treZ gene encoding malto-oligosyltrehalose trehalohydrolase, whose amino-acid sequence MKKQLSSFSVWAPEKESMILNIVHPIQQKIDMQKDERGYFHASVPHAEQGLRYYYIPEGGSDTPDPRSHFQPEGVHGPSQLVDHQSYRWNDAGWHGLPFKDLIFYELHVGAFTPEGTFEAIIPRLDDFVELGINALELMPVNQFPGSRDWGYDGVYIYAVQNSYGGPEGLKKLVDACHQKGIAVFLDVVYNHLGPEGNYLGKFAPYFTGKYRTPWGDAINFDGPCSDEVCHYFADNLYHWFANYHIDGIRADAVHEVYDRETPHFWVCCHQQVQQWQQQLGKQLYLVAESDFNSPHVVKHPSAGGWGFNAQWLDDFHHALYVLLDKKGIKYYVDFGRMQQLAKAYKEGFVHSGEYVKFRRRRHGASSAGISGEQFLVFSQNHDIVGNRPGGERWSVLLSFPQLQLAAAAVILSPYVPLLFMGEEYGEDAPFYFFADYSDESLRKALREGRKKEFEAFHWDMEPKDALDPHVFLECKLQWHKRNTGSNRNLLNWYRQLIALRREHAVLTNLDKNNIYVTQLGEQGLVLHRQNDRGEQHLLCLFNFSDQPLTYTLPTGEWKLLLTNLPETDLSPSLPLSFPAYSVWVYQVV is encoded by the coding sequence ATGAAAAAACAACTGTCTTCTTTCTCTGTATGGGCGCCTGAGAAAGAATCTATGATCCTTAACATCGTACACCCTATACAGCAAAAGATCGATATGCAGAAAGACGAACGTGGCTACTTCCATGCCAGCGTTCCCCATGCAGAACAGGGCCTCCGCTATTACTACATCCCCGAAGGCGGATCCGATACGCCCGACCCCCGCTCGCATTTCCAGCCCGAAGGGGTACACGGACCGTCGCAACTGGTAGACCATCAAAGCTATCGATGGAACGATGCCGGCTGGCATGGCCTGCCGTTCAAAGACCTTATATTTTATGAACTGCACGTAGGCGCTTTTACGCCCGAAGGAACCTTCGAAGCTATTATTCCAAGGCTCGATGATTTTGTAGAGCTCGGCATCAATGCGCTGGAGTTGATGCCCGTAAACCAATTCCCCGGTAGCCGCGACTGGGGCTACGATGGCGTGTACATTTATGCGGTACAAAATTCTTATGGCGGCCCGGAGGGATTAAAAAAACTGGTCGATGCCTGCCACCAGAAAGGCATCGCCGTATTTCTCGATGTGGTATATAATCATCTTGGCCCCGAAGGCAACTACCTCGGTAAGTTCGCTCCTTACTTTACCGGCAAATACCGTACACCCTGGGGCGATGCCATCAATTTCGATGGTCCCTGCAGCGATGAAGTATGCCACTATTTTGCAGATAACCTTTATCACTGGTTCGCAAACTATCATATCGATGGTATCAGGGCCGATGCCGTTCATGAAGTATACGATAGGGAAACCCCACATTTCTGGGTCTGTTGTCACCAGCAGGTGCAGCAATGGCAGCAGCAACTGGGTAAGCAGTTGTATCTCGTGGCCGAAAGCGATTTTAACAGCCCCCATGTAGTAAAGCATCCGTCAGCAGGAGGCTGGGGATTTAATGCGCAGTGGCTCGATGATTTTCATCATGCACTTTACGTATTGCTCGATAAAAAAGGAATAAAATATTACGTCGACTTCGGACGTATGCAACAGCTGGCGAAAGCATATAAGGAAGGGTTCGTTCACAGCGGTGAATATGTAAAATTCCGCAGGCGCAGGCATGGCGCTTCTTCTGCAGGTATCTCCGGCGAACAGTTCCTCGTCTTTAGCCAAAACCATGATATCGTTGGCAACCGGCCGGGAGGCGAACGCTGGTCTGTACTTCTTTCGTTTCCGCAATTGCAGCTGGCTGCTGCAGCTGTAATACTTTCTCCTTATGTTCCCCTGTTGTTCATGGGCGAAGAGTATGGCGAAGACGCTCCCTTTTATTTCTTTGCCGACTATTCCGATGAATCATTGAGAAAAGCCCTGCGCGAGGGTCGTAAAAAAGAGTTTGAAGCGTTTCATTGGGATATGGAACCCAAAGATGCGCTCGATCCCCATGTCTTCCTCGAATGCAAACTGCAATGGCATAAACGTAATACCGGCAGCAACCGCAACCTGCTCAACTGGTACAGGCAACTCATTGCCCTGCGCCGGGAACATGCAGTACTAACCAATCTCGATAAGAACAATATCTATGTAACGCAATTGGGTGAACAAGGTCTGGTATTACACCGCCAGAACGATAGGGGAGAACAACATTTACTGTGCCTATTCAATTTTTCAGATCAGCCTTTGACTTATACCTTGCCCACAGGAGAATGGAAATTGTTATTAACTAATTTGCCGGAAACCGATCTGTCTCCTTCATTGCCATTATCATTTCCTGCGTACAGCGTTTGGGTGTATCAGGTTGTCTGA
- a CDS encoding alpha-amylase family glycosyl hydrolase, with amino-acid sequence MKTMNAQQSPLLWWQKDIIYQVYPRSFQDSNADGIGDLEGIRRRVGYLRSLGINAIWLSPIYASPMADFGYDISDYTGIHPLFGNMNDFDRLIAEVHDAGMKLILDLVPNHTSDQHPWFIESRSSRDNPKRNWYLWYDARPDGSVPNNWLSAFGGSAWEWDETTQQYYYHAFLKEQPDLNWRNPEVQEAMLNVMRFWLDRGVDGFRVDVMWHMIKDQQLRDNPVNPGYLPHMPTCDQVLPVYSTDQPEVHELVQKMRQLLDTYHERMMIGEIYLPINKLVMYYGAGNNGAHLPFNFMLLSLPWDARQIAASIDEYEGALPARAWPNWVLGNHDQPRVTSRVGLQQARVAAMMLLTLRGTPTIYYGDEIGMRDVPIPFEEVQDPQGLNMPDKNLSRDPARTPMQWDNSVNAGFTTARPWLRLAADYSRINVQRQEQDPYSMLHLYKRLIKLRQQSPALYGGNYIPVHADTQALAYIRKAEDAPSFMIILNLSHRPCYFKAWQQPCKGRIILATSPELEGTQVADAVNLAGDEGIIIELEP; translated from the coding sequence ATGAAAACCATGAATGCACAACAATCCCCGCTCCTGTGGTGGCAGAAAGATATCATCTACCAGGTATATCCCCGTTCTTTTCAAGACAGCAATGCCGATGGTATCGGCGATCTTGAAGGTATTCGTCGGCGTGTTGGCTACCTCAGGTCCCTCGGCATCAACGCTATATGGTTGTCGCCCATTTACGCTTCACCCATGGCTGACTTCGGCTATGATATCTCTGACTATACAGGTATCCACCCGCTTTTCGGCAACATGAACGACTTCGACCGGCTGATAGCTGAAGTACATGATGCCGGCATGAAGCTGATCCTCGACCTGGTTCCCAATCATACTTCCGATCAGCATCCCTGGTTCATCGAATCCCGTTCTTCCCGCGATAATCCTAAAAGAAACTGGTACCTCTGGTACGATGCCCGTCCCGACGGATCCGTTCCCAATAACTGGTTAAGCGCCTTCGGCGGTAGTGCGTGGGAATGGGATGAAACTACTCAGCAGTATTACTATCATGCCTTTCTCAAAGAACAGCCCGATCTTAACTGGCGTAATCCCGAAGTGCAGGAAGCTATGCTTAATGTCATGCGCTTCTGGCTCGACAGGGGAGTAGATGGCTTCCGGGTAGATGTCATGTGGCATATGATCAAGGACCAGCAACTGCGCGATAACCCCGTCAACCCCGGCTATCTGCCGCATATGCCCACTTGCGATCAGGTACTGCCCGTATATTCAACCGATCAGCCCGAAGTGCATGAGCTCGTTCAAAAAATGCGGCAGCTGCTCGATACTTACCACGAACGTATGATGATAGGTGAAATTTACCTGCCCATCAACAAACTGGTGATGTATTACGGCGCCGGCAACAATGGTGCACACCTGCCGTTTAACTTTATGCTCTTATCATTACCCTGGGATGCCCGCCAGATAGCCGCTTCCATCGATGAATATGAGGGCGCCCTGCCTGCACGGGCATGGCCTAACTGGGTGCTGGGTAATCACGACCAGCCGCGCGTTACCAGCCGTGTAGGCCTCCAGCAGGCACGCGTAGCCGCTATGATGCTGCTAACGCTGCGTGGTACACCTACAATTTATTACGGCGACGAAATTGGTATGCGCGATGTGCCTATCCCGTTCGAAGAAGTGCAGGACCCGCAGGGACTGAATATGCCCGACAAAAATCTTAGCCGCGACCCGGCACGTACACCCATGCAATGGGATAACAGTGTTAATGCGGGCTTTACAACAGCACGTCCCTGGCTTAGGCTGGCCGCCGATTATTCCCGCATTAACGTACAACGCCAGGAACAGGACCCTTATTCTATGCTCCATTTGTATAAGCGCCTGATTAAGCTAAGGCAGCAATCTCCAGCATTGTACGGCGGTAATTACATACCCGTACACGCCGATACCCAGGCACTGGCCTATATCCGTAAAGCTGAAGACGCTCCTTCTTTTATGATCATTCTTAATCTTAGTCATCGTCCCTGTTATTTTAAAGCATGGCAGCAGCCTTGTAAAGGCCGCATCATATTGGCAACCTCGCCTGAGCTGGAAGGAACGCAGGTCGCCGATGCTGTTAACCTCGCGGGCGACGAAGGCATAATTATTGAACTGGAACCATAA